In Flammeovirgaceae bacterium 311, one DNA window encodes the following:
- a CDS encoding sugar kinase (COG0524 Sugar kinases, ribokinase family), with product MSENNIKGIILSLGSVNADFQVRIDQKPGETTTMLAHDFKRFSGGKAANVAFIARRLGVAAAVLGHVGNDDLHKQALGALEEMGIDLQYVKKVEGATTGFSMIVVPPDGKKNIILATNANDAWEEGDQEQVNKAIKDAPKGSVLVVDYEVPAFIVDSAIKSAQASGIPVILDPSPTDRVNKDLFSSIDYIVPDASETESLTGIWPDSEESAGRAARKLLEAGVKTAIVKLEDGGCVAANEHESFYIPPVKVEVIDTTGAGDAFAGALATAVLEKQSLREAACFAVAASVAAVTAYGSQPAYPSRERHREFYEKVSAQLKK from the coding sequence ATGTCAGAAAATAATATTAAGGGAATTATACTCTCCCTGGGAAGCGTCAATGCAGATTTTCAGGTAAGGATTGACCAGAAGCCCGGAGAAACAACCACCATGCTGGCGCATGATTTTAAGAGATTTAGTGGTGGAAAAGCTGCAAATGTGGCTTTTATTGCCCGTCGCTTAGGAGTAGCTGCGGCTGTTCTTGGCCATGTAGGCAATGATGACCTGCACAAACAAGCTTTGGGAGCACTCGAAGAAATGGGGATAGACCTTCAGTATGTTAAAAAAGTAGAGGGCGCCACAACTGGTTTTTCTATGATTGTTGTACCACCTGATGGTAAAAAAAATATCATACTGGCTACCAATGCCAACGATGCATGGGAAGAAGGTGATCAAGAACAGGTTAACAAAGCCATTAAAGATGCTCCCAAAGGCTCTGTGCTGGTGGTAGATTATGAGGTCCCTGCTTTTATTGTAGATAGTGCCATCAAATCAGCCCAAGCCAGTGGTATTCCGGTTATTCTCGATCCTTCACCAACAGATCGTGTCAACAAGGATTTATTTTCAAGCATCGATTATATTGTACCGGATGCTTCCGAAACGGAAAGCCTTACCGGCATCTGGCCAGATTCTGAAGAAAGTGCAGGCCGGGCTGCCCGTAAACTATTAGAGGCAGGGGTAAAAACAGCAATTGTAAAGCTGGAAGACGGCGGCTGTGTAGCCGCCAATGAACATGAAAGTTTTTACATACCACCTGTTAAGGTAGAGGTAATAGATACTACCGGTGCAGGCGATGCCTTTGCCGGTGCGCTGGCCACTGCTGTTCTGGAAAAGCAAAGCCTGCGGGAAGCTGCCTGTTTTGCCGTTGCAGCCTCTGTGGCAGCGGTAACTGCCTATGGCTCACAACCTGCCTACCCCTCCCGCGAGCGCCATCGGGAATTTTATGAAAAGGTGAGTGCCCAGCTAAAGAAATAA
- a CDS encoding stationary-phase survival protein SurE (COG0496 Predicted acid phosphatase) → MRILIANDDGIYSPGILALAEVASQYGEVRIVAPDVEQSSMGHAISASRPLRYKKTKIGDFNAYRVNGTPADCVALGLFHWDQQVDIVLSGINLGTNLGNSAWHSGTLAAAKQAVLFGFRGIAFSTPVSQDQPDFEAIKPSVRQCLELLLTQDDLSLININIPPNARGLRWARQSLRHYDGKVIPGTDPMGREHYWFTVVPIEVTEQDTDRWAVENGYVSITPLTLDLTNQEELEKAKARMLQ, encoded by the coding sequence ATGCGAATCTTAATTGCCAACGACGACGGAATTTACAGCCCAGGCATTTTAGCCCTGGCAGAGGTTGCCTCACAATATGGTGAAGTCCGGATTGTGGCCCCTGATGTAGAACAATCTTCAATGGGGCATGCCATCAGTGCTTCACGCCCTTTACGCTACAAAAAAACAAAAATAGGCGACTTTAATGCCTACCGGGTTAATGGTACCCCTGCTGATTGTGTAGCGCTGGGCCTGTTCCATTGGGATCAGCAGGTAGATATTGTACTTTCAGGTATCAACCTGGGCACCAACCTGGGTAATTCCGCCTGGCATTCCGGAACCCTGGCAGCAGCAAAACAGGCAGTGCTGTTCGGGTTCAGAGGCATTGCCTTCAGTACCCCCGTTTCACAGGATCAGCCTGATTTTGAAGCCATCAAACCCTCTGTAAGACAATGCCTGGAGCTGTTGCTGACCCAGGATGATCTTTCACTGATCAATATAAACATTCCTCCCAATGCCAGGGGTCTGCGCTGGGCACGGCAATCCCTCAGACATTATGATGGAAAAGTAATACCGGGCACCGATCCTATGGGCAGGGAGCATTACTGGTTTACGGTTGTGCCGATAGAGGTTACAGAACAGGATACCGACCGCTGGGCAGTGGAAAATGGCTACGTCTCCATCACTCCTTTAACACTTGACTTAACCAATCAAGAGGAGCTGGAAAAAGCCAAAGCACGCATGCTACAGTAG
- a CDS encoding diacylglycerol kinase catalytic region (COG1597 Sphingosine kinase and enzymes related to eukaryotic diacylglycerol kinase), producing MAIRVTLLHNPQSGFNPVDKEDLLQALRKKGYQLTYVDTKSDDIDQFLQVPADLVVVAGGDGTVRKAGQRLLNKGVPIAVLPLGTANNIATSMGIKGKPAEIIAALDLNRKKSFDVGLLEYDDIKIPFLESAGFGLLPRLIREHSKDDTDTTNREEELGLARKRFIEMIRKQNGTTCSLQLDNQQLSGKFLTVQFMNICLSGPNILLAPQADPGDGLLQVVLVREEEREEFVKFVEDGPAAKHQAGMPLNLTAKKITVEWEGWRYHADDDTYEAGPPVKATIRILPGALEVLV from the coding sequence ATGGCCATACGCGTGACCTTATTACATAATCCACAATCAGGATTTAATCCTGTAGATAAAGAAGATTTACTGCAGGCGCTGCGCAAGAAGGGTTATCAGCTTACCTATGTTGATACAAAATCAGATGATATAGATCAATTTCTGCAGGTACCAGCCGACCTGGTTGTGGTAGCAGGTGGCGACGGTACTGTGCGTAAAGCCGGACAGCGTTTGCTTAACAAGGGAGTACCCATAGCTGTGCTGCCCCTGGGTACTGCCAATAACATTGCCACCAGTATGGGGATAAAAGGTAAACCTGCAGAGATTATCGCTGCGCTGGACCTGAACAGAAAAAAAAGTTTTGATGTAGGGCTGCTGGAATATGATGATATAAAAATCCCTTTTCTGGAGTCTGCCGGCTTTGGCCTGCTGCCAAGGCTCATAAGGGAACATTCTAAAGATGATACCGACACAACAAACCGTGAAGAAGAGCTTGGGCTGGCACGGAAGCGTTTTATTGAAATGATCAGAAAGCAAAATGGAACCACCTGTTCGCTACAGCTGGATAATCAGCAGTTAAGTGGTAAATTCCTAACGGTGCAGTTTATGAATATATGTCTATCAGGTCCCAATATATTGCTGGCACCCCAGGCAGACCCGGGCGATGGCCTGCTGCAGGTGGTGCTGGTGCGTGAAGAGGAGCGGGAGGAGTTTGTTAAATTTGTAGAAGACGGGCCAGCAGCGAAGCATCAGGCTGGTATGCCACTTAACCTGACGGCCAAAAAGATAACAGTAGAATGGGAGGGATGGCGTTACCACGCAGATGATGATACATACGAAGCCGGGCCACCTGTTAAAGCAACCATCAGGATTTTGCCTGGTGCCCTGGAAGTGTTGGTGTAG
- a CDS encoding oxidoreductase domain protein (COG0673 Predicted dehydrogenases and related proteins) yields MKANHHPLQEQRRKFLKGFSLALGTTALGVPLFSLSSCQSSNTTGEQAGTVEQGQQNETGSQNRKMGIALVGLGQYSANQLAPALQETQDCYLAGIVTGTPSKADEWKQKYNIPDKNVYNYENFDSIADNPDIDIVYVVLPNSMHAEYTIRAARAKKHVICEKPMATSVEDAQRMLDACRENGVQLAIGYRLHYEPFNLRVMELGQQQVYGKVLSIQAQNSKDVTSGNLDIWRLKKDLAGGGPLMDMGIYAVQGACYTVGKTPVAITAQFGEVTHPTYFYEVEQSISWSMEFDDGLVADCKSSYAENNSFLKGKAENGWWTLDPAYAYDGKKGETHEGNLDLPNIYEQVRQMDGQAQSFRNNQPSKVPGEMGYRDMRILMAIYESARNGGKRITL; encoded by the coding sequence ATGAAAGCAAACCACCACCCGCTACAGGAACAACGCAGAAAGTTTTTAAAAGGATTTTCACTGGCACTGGGTACCACAGCCCTGGGTGTGCCCTTATTCTCTCTTAGTTCCTGCCAGTCGAGCAACACCACCGGCGAACAGGCAGGAACTGTTGAGCAGGGGCAGCAAAATGAAACAGGCAGCCAAAACAGGAAAATGGGTATTGCCCTGGTAGGACTGGGACAATATAGCGCTAATCAGCTGGCCCCTGCCCTGCAGGAAACACAGGACTGCTACCTGGCGGGTATTGTAACTGGTACTCCCAGCAAAGCCGACGAGTGGAAACAGAAATATAATATACCGGATAAAAACGTCTACAACTACGAGAACTTCGACTCAATTGCTGATAATCCGGATATAGATATTGTGTATGTGGTGCTGCCCAACAGCATGCATGCAGAATATACGATTAGAGCCGCCAGGGCAAAAAAACATGTAATCTGTGAAAAGCCTATGGCGACCTCTGTAGAAGACGCACAGCGTATGCTGGATGCCTGCAGGGAAAACGGGGTGCAGCTGGCCATTGGATACCGCCTGCACTACGAGCCTTTTAACTTAAGGGTAATGGAACTGGGACAGCAACAGGTATACGGAAAGGTGCTGAGTATACAGGCACAGAATAGTAAAGATGTCACCAGCGGCAATCTGGATATCTGGCGTCTGAAGAAAGACCTGGCAGGCGGCGGCCCCCTGATGGACATGGGTATATATGCAGTGCAGGGCGCCTGCTACACAGTAGGTAAAACACCGGTAGCCATTACTGCACAGTTTGGAGAGGTTACCCACCCCACCTATTTTTATGAGGTGGAACAGTCCATTAGCTGGTCTATGGAGTTTGATGACGGGCTGGTTGCCGACTGCAAAAGCAGCTATGCAGAAAACAACAGCTTCCTGAAAGGCAAGGCCGAAAATGGCTGGTGGACACTGGATCCTGCCTATGCCTATGATGGCAAAAAGGGCGAAACCCACGAAGGCAACTTGGATCTGCCCAATATTTATGAGCAGGTAAGGCAGATGGACGGGCAGGCCCAAAGCTTCAGGAACAACCAGCCCTCCAAAGTCCCCGGTGAAATGGGTTACAGGGACATGCGCATCCTGATGGCTATTTATGAATCTGCCCGTAACGGAGGCAAGCGTATAACACTGTAG
- a CDS encoding dihydroxy-acid and 6-phosphogluconate dehydratase (COG0129 Dihydroxyacid dehydratase/phosphogluconate dehydratase), with product MDEQQLRSRNWFGRKGKDGFIYRAWMKKQGIPAYELEGKPIIGICNTWSELTPCNSHFRELAEFVKRGVLEAGGYPVEFPVMSLGETLIKPTAMLYRNLASMDVEESIRANPLDGVVLLCGCDKTTPSLVMGACSVDLPTIVVSGGAMLTGKHRGRSIGTSDLWRFSEAYKTGTMTDMEMSLAEAGMCRSDGHCAVMGTASTMACMVEALGISLPGNAAIPAPDAGRKVIAQYSGIEIVKMVKENRRLSHILSREAFENAIMVNAAIGGSTNFVIHLLAIAGRIGVELSIDDFDRLSANIPLLANLQPSGQHFMEDLYYAGGLPTIIKNMLPYLHGNSMTVNGKTVAENAEKHECYNTEVIASPDKPFNNVSGIVVLKGNLCENGAVLKPSAASPELMQHTGKAVVFENIDDYKARIDNPDLEVDENSVLVLKNVGPVGYPGMPEVGNMGLPAKILAKGVKDMIRISDGRMSGTGYGTVVLHVSPEAAAGGTLGIIQDGDMITLDVGARVLEVALTEEEIKRRKAEKAPAAPTVSRGYVQLYQQHVEQAHLGADFDFLKGGSGSEVTKDSH from the coding sequence ATGGATGAACAGCAATTAAGAAGCAGGAACTGGTTTGGCAGAAAGGGAAAAGACGGTTTTATATACAGGGCCTGGATGAAAAAGCAGGGAATTCCCGCTTACGAACTGGAGGGGAAGCCCATCATAGGCATCTGCAATACTTGGTCAGAACTAACCCCCTGCAACTCTCATTTCCGGGAGCTGGCCGAGTTTGTGAAACGGGGTGTACTGGAAGCCGGTGGATATCCTGTAGAGTTTCCAGTCATGTCGCTGGGCGAAACCCTCATCAAACCAACAGCCATGCTTTACCGAAACCTGGCCAGCATGGATGTGGAAGAATCCATTCGGGCAAACCCCCTGGATGGGGTGGTGCTGCTATGTGGTTGCGATAAAACAACCCCCTCGCTGGTGATGGGGGCCTGTAGTGTAGACCTGCCCACCATTGTAGTATCAGGCGGCGCCATGCTAACAGGGAAACACCGGGGTCGTAGCATTGGTACTTCGGATCTGTGGCGGTTCAGCGAAGCCTACAAAACAGGTACCATGACAGATATGGAAATGAGCCTGGCAGAGGCTGGCATGTGCAGAAGCGACGGCCACTGTGCCGTGATGGGCACTGCCTCCACCATGGCCTGTATGGTAGAAGCTTTGGGCATTTCCCTGCCCGGCAATGCTGCCATTCCTGCTCCTGATGCCGGGCGTAAGGTCATTGCGCAGTATTCCGGTATCGAAATAGTAAAAATGGTAAAGGAAAACAGGCGCTTGTCCCATATATTGAGCAGGGAAGCCTTTGAAAATGCCATCATGGTGAATGCAGCCATTGGTGGTTCTACCAATTTTGTAATACACCTGCTGGCAATAGCCGGCAGAATAGGGGTGGAACTCAGCATCGACGATTTTGACCGCCTCTCTGCAAATATCCCTCTGCTGGCAAACCTGCAGCCTTCAGGTCAGCATTTTATGGAAGACCTCTACTATGCCGGCGGGCTGCCCACCATTATTAAAAACATGCTCCCTTATTTACATGGAAATTCCATGACTGTAAATGGTAAAACAGTAGCAGAGAATGCAGAAAAACACGAATGTTATAATACAGAGGTAATTGCTTCCCCTGATAAGCCCTTCAATAATGTATCCGGCATTGTGGTGCTAAAGGGAAATTTATGCGAAAATGGTGCTGTGTTAAAACCCTCTGCCGCCTCGCCGGAGCTCATGCAACATACTGGTAAGGCAGTAGTCTTTGAGAACATCGACGACTACAAAGCCCGCATTGATAACCCGGATCTGGAGGTAGATGAAAACAGCGTATTGGTTCTGAAGAATGTAGGCCCTGTGGGTTATCCGGGCATGCCCGAAGTAGGCAATATGGGATTGCCCGCTAAAATTTTGGCTAAAGGGGTAAAGGATATGATCCGTATCTCCGATGGCCGGATGAGCGGAACGGGTTATGGTACTGTTGTATTGCATGTTTCTCCCGAAGCTGCAGCTGGCGGTACGCTGGGTATTATTCAGGATGGGGATATGATTACGCTTGATGTAGGAGCACGGGTGTTGGAAGTGGCACTGACGGAGGAGGAGATCAAGAGGAGAAAAGCAGAAAAGGCACCTGCTGCCCCTACGGTTAGCAGGGGGTATGTGCAGCTCTACCAGCAGCATGTGGAGCAGGCGCATTTAGGGGCCGATTTCGATTTTTTGAAAGGGGGCTCCGGAAGTGAGGTCACCAAAGATTCTCATTGA
- a CDS encoding 3-oxoacyl-ACP reductase (COG1028 Dehydrogenases with different specificities (related to short-chain alcohol dehydrogenases)): MENRDKSDHQMFKEFSRKVAIVTGAGQGIGFEICRMLAAAGAHVFLNDIDRALTENAAGRINEESPGMCMAVPGDSSDLGFIEELTGKAVERFGRLDIAIANAGITLFGDFFTYSSESFFKVMQVNLGGTFFLTQSAAKQMKKQEGGGSILFTSSVTGHQAHKNLAAYGMSKAALEMLAKNLVIELSPFRINVNTVAPGATLTERTMHDPEYEKIWSQLTPMGRPATVADIAHAVLFLVSDRAKHITGQNIMVDGGWTSISPGPA; the protein is encoded by the coding sequence ATGGAAAATAGGGATAAATCTGATCATCAAATGTTTAAGGAGTTCTCCAGAAAAGTTGCTATTGTAACCGGTGCCGGCCAGGGCATTGGTTTTGAAATATGCAGAATGCTTGCAGCAGCAGGAGCCCATGTTTTTTTAAATGACATTGACAGAGCGCTCACGGAGAATGCTGCTGGCAGGATCAATGAAGAATCTCCGGGAATGTGCATGGCAGTGCCCGGAGACAGTAGTGATCTCGGATTTATTGAGGAGCTGACAGGCAAGGCTGTAGAAAGGTTTGGCCGCCTTGACATAGCCATAGCCAATGCCGGCATTACGCTTTTCGGCGATTTCTTTACCTATTCTTCAGAATCATTTTTCAAAGTGATGCAGGTAAACCTGGGGGGTACATTTTTTTTGACCCAGTCAGCAGCAAAGCAGATGAAAAAACAGGAGGGGGGTGGCTCCATCCTGTTTACTTCTTCAGTAACCGGCCATCAGGCGCATAAAAATCTGGCAGCATACGGCATGAGCAAGGCTGCCCTTGAAATGCTGGCGAAAAACCTGGTAATCGAACTATCACCCTTCAGGATCAATGTGAATACCGTAGCGCCCGGTGCTACTTTAACGGAAAGAACCATGCATGATCCGGAGTATGAAAAAATATGGTCGCAGCTGACACCCATGGGTCGCCCTGCCACGGTAGCTGATATAGCCCATGCAGTGCTTTTCCTGGTTTCTGATAGAGCAAAGCATATTACCGGCCAGAATATAATGGTTGATGGCGGCTGGACCTCAATAAGCCCTGGCCCGGCTTAG
- a CDS encoding sigma-70 family RNA polymerase sigma factor (COG1595 DNA-directed RNA polymerase specialized sigma subunit, sigma24 homolog): MGGTLEESRDIFQDALVIYYEKSLQPHFSPALAAEPYILGIAKHLWIRKFRKQAQMVSLTELENTISIPEDYFPAVDDQRLLSFLERSGRKCLNLLKAFYYESLPMKEIATVFGFSTDRSATVQKYKCLEKVRDTIKEKSLGYEDFLK, from the coding sequence ATGGGGGGAACCCTGGAGGAAAGCAGGGATATATTTCAGGATGCATTGGTCATCTACTATGAAAAAAGCCTGCAGCCCCATTTTAGCCCCGCACTCGCTGCAGAGCCTTATATATTAGGCATTGCCAAGCATTTGTGGATCAGGAAATTCAGAAAGCAGGCACAAATGGTGTCATTAACTGAACTGGAAAATACTATCAGCATTCCGGAAGATTATTTTCCAGCTGTGGATGATCAGAGACTGCTAAGCTTCCTGGAGAGGAGTGGCAGAAAATGCTTGAACCTGCTAAAGGCATTTTATTACGAAAGTCTGCCCATGAAAGAGATTGCAACAGTTTTTGGTTTCTCCACAGATCGTTCTGCAACAGTGCAGAAATATAAATGTCTGGAAAAAGTAAGGGATACTATCAAAGAAAAATCACTGGGCTATGAGGACTTCCTTAAATAA
- a CDS encoding ATP-dependent Clp protease proteolytic subunit (COG0740 Protease subunit of ATP-dependent Clp proteases) gives MVIDNNGRGERAYDIYSLLLKERIIFMGTQIDDNVANVVVAQLLYLNSIDSKQTINLYIHSPGGSVYAGMAIYDAMQMIAAPVSTVSVGFTGSMGTFLLTAGAKGKRYALPHATIHMHPAGGGARGYTEDVRIATREQERLQAQLFYLMGKNTGHSWKEIEAYFLRDKFMSAPEAKSFGLIDEVLGDIGDVIVLDNPEFNLSLLQESAKR, from the coding sequence ATGGTGATTGACAACAACGGCAGGGGAGAGCGGGCCTATGACATCTACAGCCTGCTGCTGAAGGAGCGTATCATCTTCATGGGCACGCAGATAGACGACAATGTAGCAAATGTGGTGGTCGCGCAGCTGCTGTACCTCAATAGCATCGACTCCAAGCAAACCATAAACCTTTACATCCACAGTCCTGGCGGCAGTGTGTATGCAGGCATGGCCATATATGATGCCATGCAGATGATTGCTGCGCCGGTTTCTACCGTATCGGTGGGCTTTACCGGCAGCATGGGCACTTTCCTTTTAACAGCTGGCGCCAAGGGCAAACGGTATGCCCTGCCACATGCTACCATTCATATGCACCCGGCAGGTGGTGGGGCCAGAGGCTACACAGAAGATGTTCGCATTGCCACCCGGGAGCAGGAGCGCCTGCAGGCCCAGCTGTTTTACCTGATGGGCAAAAACACCGGGCACAGCTGGAAAGAAATTGAGGCTTATTTTTTACGGGATAAATTTATGAGTGCACCCGAGGCCAAATCCTTCGGTCTGATCGATGAAGTGCTGGGAGATATCGGTGATGTTATTGTGCTAGACAATCCCGAGTTTAACCTGAGTCTGCTGCAGGAATCTGCTAAGAGATAG
- a CDS encoding methyltransferase type 11 (COG2226 Methylase involved in ubiquinone/menaquinone biosynthesis), which produces MSTTPERFIWALELMNIKPNEHVLEIGCGTGILSELIAEQIESGSFLAIDKSAQMIAKAKKRNQKYIDSYLSEFIVADFSKYILPSAHFDCIVAFNVNFFWKEPGKELEMIRQGLKDFGKLYIFYQAPYEITISAADPIRKNLINNAFDIIDIKLKTLLPTSAICIIARPIKHH; this is translated from the coding sequence ATGAGTACTACACCAGAGCGGTTTATTTGGGCATTGGAACTGATGAATATCAAACCTAACGAGCATGTGCTGGAGATTGGATGCGGTACCGGTATTTTATCAGAGCTTATTGCCGAACAAATAGAAAGTGGCAGTTTTTTAGCAATCGACAAATCTGCTCAGATGATAGCCAAAGCTAAAAAGAGGAATCAAAAATACATTGACAGTTATCTATCGGAGTTTATTGTGGCAGACTTTTCAAAATACATTCTACCATCTGCCCATTTTGATTGCATTGTAGCTTTCAACGTGAACTTCTTCTGGAAAGAGCCCGGGAAGGAATTAGAGATGATCAGACAAGGCTTGAAAGATTTTGGTAAGCTCTACATCTTTTATCAAGCCCCTTATGAGATAACAATTTCAGCAGCTGACCCTATCAGGAAAAATCTTATAAATAACGCTTTTGATATTATTGATATCAAATTAAAGACCCTTTTGCCAACTTCGGCAATCTGCATTATTGCCAGACCAATCAAACATCACTGA
- a CDS encoding beta-glucosidase-like glycosyl hydrolase (COG1472 Beta-glucosidase-related glycosidases), translated as MKILKYSTALCFAAQLFMAGGIDAQTAKNTAPEAQSLKETPQLNENNLKKVIKALTIEEKSLMVTGAKRREVVPVATPGRKQKNITAVGSYTYPFVHLGIPAIYLSDGPAGLRIAPRRENDPNTYYATAFPVATLVASSWDTKVAERVGRAMGHEALEYGVDILLGPALNIHRDPLGGRSFEYYSEDPLVSGKMTAAAVRGIQSQGVGTSIKHFAANNQETSRRFIDVIVSERALREIYLEGFKIAVEESDPWTVMSSYNKINGVYTSESPELLETILRKEWGFKGFVLSDWYGGEDPIKQVKAGNDLLMPGLTAWSEKIDSASRNGSLEQQYLDQNIERILNIAVKTPTFKNYPYSDKPNLKENAQVARDAAAQSMVLLKNEKKTLPFMQGTNKVAVFGNYSYKIIVGGTGSGMVNNEYSVSVAEGLEKAGYQLDQQLRTSYLQYLKKGRPQNLKADSLITALPKLDSILGELPIDESIIQQQAQEAEVAIVSIMRVFGEGGDRKLDNDYYLTAEEKKLLKKVSDAFHAKSKKVIVVLNIGGVIEVASWRDQADAILLAWQPGQEGGNALADIMSGKVNPSGKLATTFPMDYKDVPTAKNFPGSPSDKPVKVVHEEGIYVGYRYYDTFEVKPAYEFGFGLSYTDFTYGNLKLSSSKFKDKLTVSMEVKNTGTVAGREVVQFYLSAPAQTMHKPEKELKGFAKTDLLQPGQSQTLFFTLDARSLASFNADQSAWVAEPGSYTIKMGASSENIKKTASFELPKSIVAEKVNKVLVPQAVVEEFKLK; from the coding sequence ATGAAAATTTTGAAATATAGTACGGCCCTTTGTTTTGCTGCCCAGTTATTCATGGCCGGAGGCATAGATGCACAAACAGCGAAGAATACAGCTCCTGAAGCACAGTCTTTGAAAGAGACACCACAGCTCAATGAGAATAACCTAAAGAAAGTAATCAAAGCCCTGACCATTGAAGAAAAGTCTTTGATGGTAACAGGGGCCAAAAGGCGTGAGGTGGTACCTGTTGCTACACCTGGTAGAAAGCAAAAGAACATCACTGCTGTTGGCAGCTATACCTATCCTTTTGTGCATTTAGGTATCCCAGCTATTTATCTTTCTGATGGTCCTGCAGGTTTACGCATCGCCCCCAGAAGAGAAAATGATCCTAACACTTACTATGCTACCGCCTTTCCGGTAGCAACACTGGTGGCTTCCAGTTGGGATACCAAAGTAGCAGAAAGAGTAGGCCGTGCCATGGGGCACGAGGCACTCGAGTATGGGGTTGATATTTTATTAGGTCCCGCCCTTAACATTCACCGTGATCCACTAGGTGGCAGAAGCTTTGAGTATTACTCTGAAGATCCCCTTGTTTCTGGTAAGATGACGGCTGCAGCCGTTAGAGGAATCCAATCACAGGGAGTGGGCACTTCCATCAAGCATTTTGCTGCAAATAACCAGGAAACCAGCAGGCGCTTTATTGATGTGATCGTGAGCGAGCGGGCCCTGCGTGAGATCTATCTCGAAGGATTCAAAATAGCGGTAGAAGAGTCTGATCCATGGACTGTGATGTCATCTTATAACAAGATCAATGGCGTTTATACCTCTGAAAGTCCTGAATTGCTCGAGACTATCCTAAGAAAAGAGTGGGGGTTTAAGGGTTTTGTATTAAGCGACTGGTATGGGGGAGAAGACCCTATTAAACAGGTAAAAGCAGGAAATGATCTGCTGATGCCAGGTCTGACAGCATGGTCAGAGAAGATCGATAGTGCATCCCGTAACGGTTCGCTTGAGCAGCAATACCTGGACCAAAATATTGAACGAATTCTGAATATAGCAGTTAAAACACCCACCTTCAAGAACTACCCTTATTCCGATAAGCCAAACCTGAAAGAAAATGCACAGGTAGCCCGTGATGCTGCTGCACAATCTATGGTGCTGCTGAAGAATGAGAAAAAAACACTTCCATTCATGCAGGGCACCAATAAGGTAGCTGTATTTGGTAATTACTCCTACAAAATAATTGTCGGTGGCACTGGCAGTGGCATGGTAAACAATGAATACAGTGTGTCAGTTGCAGAAGGCCTGGAAAAAGCTGGTTATCAGCTGGACCAGCAGCTCAGGACCAGCTACCTACAGTACCTGAAGAAAGGAAGACCACAGAATCTGAAAGCCGATAGCCTTATTACGGCCCTTCCTAAATTGGACAGTATTTTAGGAGAACTACCCATAGATGAAAGTATCATACAACAGCAGGCACAGGAAGCTGAAGTAGCGATTGTCAGTATTATGCGTGTGTTTGGCGAAGGTGGTGATAGAAAACTCGATAATGATTATTACTTAACAGCAGAAGAGAAAAAGCTTCTGAAAAAGGTATCTGATGCATTTCATGCAAAGAGCAAAAAAGTTATAGTGGTGCTGAATATTGGTGGTGTAATAGAAGTAGCCAGCTGGAGAGACCAGGCAGATGCCATTCTGTTGGCCTGGCAGCCGGGTCAGGAAGGTGGTAACGCACTTGCCGATATAATGAGTGGAAAAGTAAATCCTTCCGGGAAACTGGCTACCACTTTCCCAATGGATTATAAAGATGTGCCAACAGCTAAAAATTTCCCTGGCAGCCCTTCTGATAAACCTGTAAAGGTGGTGCATGAGGAAGGAATATATGTTGGTTATCGCTACTATGACACCTTTGAGGTAAAGCCTGCATATGAATTTGGCTTTGGATTATCTTATACTGATTTCACTTACGGTAATCTTAAGTTAAGCAGCAGCAAATTCAAAGATAAACTCACAGTTAGCATGGAAGTGAAAAACACAGGCACTGTTGCTGGCCGTGAAGTGGTGCAGTTTTATCTAAGTGCGCCTGCACAAACTATGCATAAACCTGAAAAGGAGCTGAAGGGCTTTGCCAAAACAGATTTGCTGCAGCCTGGACAGAGCCAAACCCTTTTCTTTACACTGGACGCACGTTCCTTAGCCTCCTTCAATGCAGACCAGTCGGCCTGGGTTGCCGAGCCTGGCAGTTATACGATAAAGATGGGTGCCTCTTCTGAAAATATTAAAAAGACTGCATCCTTCGAATTACCTAAAAGTATCGTAGCAGAGAAGGTTAATAAGGTGCTGGTGCCTCAGGCAGTAGTAGAGGAATTTAAGCTCAAATAG